Genomic DNA from Dehalogenimonas lykanthroporepellens BL-DC-9:
CGGTGGTTGTTCGTCAGGTAATTCCGGTGTTTCAGTCATGTATCTATGTTATTTGCTTTTAGTCAGGTTGTGTTTGATCTCCTCGAACTGCTCTAGTGAAAGCTCACCACGAGCGTACCGCTGGCGGGCAATGTCCAGAGCGCCATCGGCCGAGTTGTCAGTCGGTGAAGAAGGCCGGCGAGTGATCTGATTGACGCCCCAGATGACCAACAGCACCAGCCCGACCAGAAAGGCCAGACTGAACAGTCCGCCGAAGACCATCATCCATCCCATTCCTTCGTTCCAGCCGTACCACATGATATCTGCCTCCCATTGTTCAGAGTTACCCGGATTATAACATAACCGGTTTCGTTGATGACTCTATTGACGCCTCGGGAGCTTGTGCCACAATAAACCTGTCAGCCTCCAGCTGATGAATTCACCGCAGGCTACTCGGGCGTAATGATAGGCAATGCCGCTGGCGATAATCATCAGTTAACCGTTGCCTTGAACAGGGTTGTTACAAACAGCGGTACTGTCTTATTCGGCCAGTCGGGACAGTCATTCCATTGTCAGGGGCCAGCTCCAGGCATGGCACCCGGCCCAGTCAGGCATAATTGCGGGGACACTGTTCGTTTTGAGATGAAGGGATGCCTGGATTGTCCGCGGCGATAATGACCAGCCAGCCACGGACGCGGGTAGACCAGAAGCCGGTGGATACCTCGACCGCTTCTTTGGAGGTCCACTCTATATAAATACCCGGAAACCGGGCCACGGCTTCCAGTATTTCGGTGGACGGTGTGCCTGGATACGTCGCGGCGGCGGCCATGCCGGCGTGCGCCGCGCCCAGGGCAATAGCTTCGTTACCGGACAGCAGTTGTCGATCCAAGGCAACCTCTCAATAAATGGATGTTCAATGATGGATTAAGCCGTAAATCATGTCAAACTACGCCATGGTTTCAGAAGGGATATGGTCGAGGAAAGGGGAAAAATCCGAATAACATTAGCTAATACTATTGACTATTATGGTAAAATAGAATATTAGGAGCGGCTTGAGTTAAGCCGAAACCGTGATTTGGATTTAAGCTGTATTGTGTTGGCCGGGGGCCGGGGGTTGCGGCTCGGCCGTAACAAAGCGCTTGAGAAGATAAACCAGCAGACCTTGATACAACGTTCTGTCTCAAGCCTTCTTTTTTTGCAAAGCGAAATCATCGTAGTTACCGGGCCGCATAACACTGACCTGGGTCTTGAAGATTTCGACAACGTGCGCATGGTCATCGACGCTTTTCCAGGTCGCGGTCCGCTGGTCGGTATTTATACCGGGTTATTGAATTCCAGGTCGGACAAGAACCTGGTGGTGGCTTGCGATATGCCGTTTCTGAATCCGGCTCTGTTGCGTTACCTGGCTGAACAGGCCACCGGATATGATGTGGCGGTACCCAGGACGGGGCGGGAGGTAGAGCCTCTGCACGCCGTCTACGGCCGCAAATGCCTGATTCAGGCCAAGTATCTGCTGGACGAAGGTATTTACAGCGTTAACGAACTGTTCCGCCGGGTGCGGACGCGCTATGTAGATACCGCAGAAATAGAAAAATACGACCCGGAGCGGCGTTCGTTTTTCAATATTAACGATGAAAACGACCTCGACCTGGCCCGGCGGACAGCCGCCGGAACGCCGGTGGTACCGATTACCTCCGGGAAATCGAATGAATGAACGAAATTCCGATTCGAGAAGGGAAATAAATTGATACACGATGCCGCTCAGTTCGAGTTCAAAGCGCCGGAGTCCATCTCCCGCGCCCGCCGGGTTCTTATCAAACCCTGCGCTCACCATCCTGCCGGTTATCCGGTGTCCACCAGCCGTGAGCTGATGGCTAAAATAATCAAGGGTATTCGCTGGATCAGCGATGCTGATATCATCATTCTGGAGGGTACGCCCACCGGTGCGCCTATTCAACAGGTCTATCAGAGCCTGACTTATGATTTTCCGCGGGTGTTGATGCTTGACGTCAAGGACTCAAACTGGGTGGAAGTGGATAATCCGCTGACCAAACCGTTTATAATTCCCACCTTCTGGGTGCCCAACATCATACTGGCCTCCGATTATCTTATCAGCGTGTCACCGCTCAAAGTAGTCAAGGGACAGGGTCACATGACAATTGCCAACCTGATGTCACTCTTGCCGGTAGTGAAATACGGCGGGTTACGCGACGGCTGGAATAATCTGTACGCCATGGGGCTGGATAAGGTACTGGCCGATCTTTACTTCACGCTTCCGTTCGATATGGGCATAACCGAAGCGCGGCAGAAGTTCGTTTCCGACGGTGACCCGGTACATGGCACGGCTGAAGACGTCGGCAAGATATTCATCGGCAAGCCTTTTGACGTTGATCTGGAAGTGACCGAAAGTCTGGGTATCAAGGCCGATTACATCGAAAATATCAAGCTCGGTCGAGAAGAAGTCGAATTCTAGATTTACCGAATCTGTGAAACAAAAAAGCCGGATCTCCGGTTTTTTACGGCAATCAGCCCGAAATCAAATAGTCTTGAAATCGTCATGTCCGCCGGTCGGCGGGACGGTGGTTGTGCGCAACCGGTCGACCCTGGCCATCGGTGGGCCTTGTTTCATTGCCGTCAGGAACGCGGCAACGGCTTCTTCGGTGCCCTCGGCTATTATCTCCACCGAACCGTCAGGTAAATTGGCGGCGTATCCGGTGACCCCCAGGCGGGAGGCTTCCCGCGCGGCGAACAACCGGAAACCGACGCCCTGAACCCGCCCTTGGACAATGGCCTTAACGGCGGTATTCATGAAAGAGGGTGCTATTCCTTGATTTTCTTACCTTTTTTGATAACCTCGACCGGAGGAGGCGGCGCGATGAATTCGCTCGTTACCGACGGCTTTTTGGCGTCTTTCCTGGCTTTCTTGGTTTCCCGACCACCCTTGTCTCTCTGTCCCATAGTTTCGGTCCTCTTTTAGATACGAATTGTCTTCAATGTTAGCAAAGCCTATTCCAGGTGTAAAGTGTTTCTGAAGTATTCCAGGGCTTCCTGGGCGGCGGCGGTTTCAGCATCTTTTTTACGGGAGCCCCGTCCGGTGCCGCGTACCTGGCCGTTTACAATCACTTCCGCGGTAAACGACTGGGCGTTATCAGGACCGTTTTCTTCGATAATCCGGTACTCCGGCGGGGTGTGATATCGTCCCTGGACAATTTCCTGGAGATGACTTTTGCTGTCAGCCGCCGCCGCCATGCCGGGCAGGTCGGCGAAATGTCTCTCGAAGAGACGGTCTATTACCTGACCGGTAGTATCATATCCCCGGTCCAGATAAACAGCCGCGATAACCGCTTCCAGCGCCCGGGACAGGTTAGCCGGCTTGCGGCGCCCCCCGGAACGTATCTCACCGCGCCCCAGGTACAACGCCTCCCCCAACTGCAATTCGTCCGCGATGAAGGCCAGGGTTTC
This window encodes:
- a CDS encoding Protein of unknown function DUF2078, membrane (PFAM: Protein of unknown function DUF2078, membrane~KEGG: det:DET0952 hypothetical protein), with product MWYGWNEGMGWMMVFGGLFSLAFLVGLVLLVIWGVNQITRRPSSPTDNSADGALDIARQRYARGELSLEQFEEIKHNLTKSK
- a CDS encoding indolepyruvate ferredoxin oxidoreductase, alpha subunit (KEGG: deg:DehalGT_0792 indolepyruvate ferredoxin oxidoreductase, alpha subunit) produces the protein MDRQLLSGNEAIALGAAHAGMAAAATYPGTPSTEILEAVARFPGIYIEWTSKEAVEVSTGFWSTRVRGWLVIIAADNPGIPSSQNEQCPRNYA
- a CDS encoding molybdenum cofactor guanylyltransferase (KEGG: deb:DehaBAV1_0269 molybdenum cofactor guanylyltransferase), which codes for MDLSCIVLAGGRGLRLGRNKALEKINQQTLIQRSVSSLLFLQSEIIVVTGPHNTDLGLEDFDNVRMVIDAFPGRGPLVGIYTGLLNSRSDKNLVVACDMPFLNPALLRYLAEQATGYDVAVPRTGREVEPLHAVYGRKCLIQAKYLLDEGIYSVNELFRRVRTRYVDTAEIEKYDPERRSFFNINDENDLDLARRTAAGTPVVPITSGKSNE
- a CDS encoding conserved hypothetical protein (KEGG: det:DET1028 hypothetical protein) is translated as MIHDAAQFEFKAPESISRARRVLIKPCAHHPAGYPVSTSRELMAKIIKGIRWISDADIIILEGTPTGAPIQQVYQSLTYDFPRVLMLDVKDSNWVEVDNPLTKPFIIPTFWVPNIILASDYLISVSPLKVVKGQGHMTIANLMSLLPVVKYGGLRDGWNNLYAMGLDKVLADLYFTLPFDMGITEARQKFVSDGDPVHGTAEDVGKIFIGKPFDVDLEVTESLGIKADYIENIKLGREEVEF
- a CDS encoding acylphosphatase (PFAM: acylphosphatase~KEGG: sul:SYO3AOP1_1449 acylphosphatase); amino-acid sequence: MNTAVKAIVQGRVQGVGFRLFAAREASRLGVTGYAANLPDGSVEIIAEGTEEAVAAFLTAMKQGPPMARVDRLRTTTVPPTGGHDDFKTI
- a CDS encoding conserved hypothetical protein (KEGG: det:DET1026 hypothetical protein), with protein sequence MGQRDKGGRETKKARKDAKKPSVTSEFIAPPPPVEVIKKGKKIKE
- a CDS encoding ribonuclease III (SMART: ribonuclease III; double-stranded RNA binding domain protein~TIGRFAM: ribonuclease III~KEGG: det:DET1025 ribonuclease III~PFAM: ribonuclease III; double-stranded RNA binding domain protein), producing the protein MSDYEEIQARLGVRFANPAILETALIHSSFVNETADQSISHNERLEFLGDAVLGMWIAERLFRDFPDEPEGTLTRYRSLLVRRETLAFIADELQLGEALYLGRGEIRSGGRRKPANLSRALEAVIAAVYLDRGYDTTGQVIDRLFERHFADLPGMAAAADSKSHLQEIVQGRYHTPPEYRIIEENGPDNAQSFTAEVIVNGQVRGTGRGSRKKDAETAAAQEALEYFRNTLHLE